In the genome of Candidatus Sericytochromatia bacterium, the window AAACTGCTCTTTTCGGTGTTTATCGTTACCCGGTAATAGATCTGTTTCGGGTCCTGCTCATCCCGCACGGTATCGGGGCTGATCTGGTTGACCCGCCCCTTCAAACTGCCATAAATCGTGTGGTCGAACGCCGTCAGCCGGACCTCGGCCGGCTGCCCCGGCGCCACGAAGCCGATGTCGGTCGGCGCGATGCGAGCCTCCACCAGCAGGTTGTCCCCAGCCGGCACGATCTCGGCAATGGTGCGTCCCGGGGCGACCACCTCCCCCTGGGTCGACACATGCATGGTCTTGATGACGCCCTTGACGGGGGACACCACGGTGGTGCGCTCCGCCTGGTCGCGTCGCCGGTCGATCTGGCCCTGCAGGGCCAGGAATTTGACCCGATTCTGGCTGAGTTGCTCCGAGGCCTCGGCTTGAAAGGTGGCCCGCTTCTCGCGCAAGCGTCGTTCGGCGCCCGACACCGCCGCAATCGCCCCGGGAATCGACTCCTGCGCGATGGTCAGCTGAATCCGTTGGGCCGCAGCCTCCTTGCGCAAGGCGATGATTTCCGCGGGACTGGCCGAACCGGCGCTGACCAGGGACTCCATTTCCCGGGTCTGCACGGCAATCATGCGCAGGGTCTCCTGAATCGAGGGAACCCGCGCGCGCAACTCGGCCAGAGCGGCCTTTTTCTCGCTGTACTCGGCTTGAATCACTTCCAGCTGGTTGGACAGCGACTTTATGCGCTGGCGATGCAGGCTTTCCTCGTTGCTGACCACCTCGGGGGCCCGCTCGCGCAGGGCCCGCGGAAAGACGGGCGAGGCACCGCGAGCCTCGGCCTCCAAGCGAATGCCGGCGGCCAGCAAGCCGACGGCATTGACCTCCAGTTCACTGAGATCGGCCTTGGCTGCTTTCGG includes:
- a CDS encoding HlyD family type I secretion periplasmic adaptor subunit, translated to MIASHSISARGLEEAALQPPSLVARGIVLSLAALGAVAIGWSAVSLIDIRAKGVGQVVTASQNQVVQNLEGGIVTEILARDGDLVQRGQVLVRLNPKAAKADLSELEVNAVGLLAAGIRLEAEARGASPVFPRALRERAPEVVSNEESLHRQRIKSLSNQLEVIQAEYSEKKAALAELRARVPSIQETLRMIAVQTREMESLVSAGSASPAEIIALRKEAAAQRIQLTIAQESIPGAIAAVSGAERRLREKRATFQAEASEQLSQNRVKFLALQGQIDRRRDQAERTTVVSPVKGVIKTMHVSTQGEVVAPGRTIAEIVPAGDNLLVEARIAPTDIGFVAPGQPAEVRLTAFDHTIYGSLKGRVNQISPDTVRDEQDPKQIYYRVTINTEKSSLTGPSGNLPIIPGMIAEVDIQTGRRTVLEYFLKPLTRARVTALRER